A single Kwoniella bestiolae CBS 10118 chromosome 8, complete sequence DNA region contains:
- a CDS encoding pre-mRNA-splicing factor CWC22 yields MPRSPSPSRSPSPSRSRSYTRSASPRNRSITPDDVPASKRKRSLSPNPRDRSPSPPTRRRRASPSPPPDNARGPNDIDAPRVMDIDPNRRRAREAAMLEQSINAELTKPNGNGVVAVNGSGRADEVAKAEFAKLIGSRSGGAYIPPAKLRAMQAEAAKDKTSTEFQRLSWDALKKSINGMINKVNVSNIKHVVPELFGENLIRGKGLFARSIMRAQASSLPFTPVFAALVAIVNTKLPQVGELVLIRLISQFRRAYKRNDKTVCHATSTFIAHLCNQYVAHEIVALQILLLCLDRPTDDSIEVAVGFMREVGLFLSENSPKANNTVFERFRAVLHEGAISKRCQYMIEVLFQVRKDKYKDNPSIPEGLDLVEEEEQITHRVTLDDELQVQESLNLFKVDPKYIENEKRYEEIKKEILGDSDDESGSESGSYDSESDDEEDEDVAPEKAGIADMTETNLINLRRTIYLTMMNSLNFEEAVHKLMKINIPEGREIVLCEMIVECCSQERSYSNFYGLIGERFCKLNRVWTDNFQESFTKYYDTIHRYETNKLRNIGRFFGHLLASDAISWGVLSVVHMNEEETTSSSRIFIKILMTEMTEEMGLNKLVERFKIPDLKMAFNRMFPMDNPKNTRFSINYFTSIGLGKVTEEMRTYLANAPKLLAAQQAAMLADASSSDSDSSSDTSSSDSDTTSSSDSNSDSDSDDSRSRRRRRYTYESRSRSPPARRRRYSSDSRSPPPRRRDSPSRSRSPVRRKRYSDESASPPPRRRRDSSPPPPRRRSPSPARRRYSPSVSRSPPRRRRDDTRSPAPRRRDSPVRRRRDSSTPPRRR; encoded by the exons ATGCCTCGttccccttcaccttctcgttccccctctccctcccgCTCTCGTTCGTACACTAGATCCGCATCCCCCAGGAACAGGAGTATAACGCCAGATGATGTACCCGcatcaaagaggaagag ATCACTTTCGCCCAACCCCCGAGACCgctctccctccccacccacacGTCGTCGTCGAgcctccccttcccctcctccggACAATGCAAGAGGACCTAATGATATAGATGCGCCCAGAGTGATGGATATAGATCCCAACAGGAGGAGAGCAAGGGAAGCAGCAATGTTAGAGCAGTCGATCAATGCCGAACTTACCAAACCCAACGGGAATGGCGTGGTTGCTGTAAACGGAAGTGGGAGGGCAGACGAAGTTGCCAAAGCGGAGTTTGCCAAGTTGATTGGATCGAGGTCCGGTGGGGCTTATATTCCGCCGGCGAAGTTGAGGGCGATGCAAGCTGAGGCTGCTAAGGATAAGACGTCGACGGAGTTTCAGAGGTTGTCTTGGGATGcgttgaagaagagtataAATGGTATGATCAAtaag GTAAACGTATCAAACATCAAACACGTCGTACCAGAACTATTCGGAGAAAATCTTATCAGAGGAAAAGGTCTCTTCGCAAGATCCATCATGCGTGCTCAAGCTTCCTCGTTACCTTTCACCCCCGTCTTCGCGGCATTGGTAGCTATCGTCAATACGAAATTACCTCAAGTCGGTGAATTGGTTTTGATCAGGTTGATAAGTCAGTTTAGAAGGGCGTATAAGAGGAATGACAAG ACCGTCTGCCACGCCACCTCAACATTCATCGCACACCTATGTAATCAATACGTCGCACACGAGATCGTCGCCCTCCAAATATTGTTACTATGTCTGGACAGACCCACCGACGACTCTATAGAAGTCGCCGTGGGATTCATGCGGGAAGTGGGGTTATTCTTGTCCGAAAACTCGCCAAAAGCCAACAACACAGTGTTCGAACGATTCAGAGCGGTCTTACATGAAGGTGCGATTAGCAAGAGATGTCAATATATGATTGAAGTTCTGTTCCAAGTCAGAAAGGATAAATATAAGGATAATCCGTCTATACCTGAGGGTCTGGAtttggtggaagaggaggaacagatCACGCATAGGGTTAcgttggatgatgagttgcAGGTGCAGGAGTCGCTTA ACCTGTTCAAAGTCGACCCCAAGTATATCGAGAATGAAAAACGATacgaagagatcaagaaggagatttTAGGTGACTCGGACGACGAATCGGGTTCTGAATCTGGATCGTATGACTCTGaatcggatgatgaggaggacgaggatgtCGCTCCGGAGAAAGCTGGTATTGCAGATATGACTGAAACGAATTTGATCAATTTGAGGAGAACCATCTATTTGACTATGATGAACTCG CTCAACTTCGAAGAAGCCGTCCACAAATTAATGAAGATCAATATTCCCGAAGGACGAGAG ATCGTACTTTGCGAAATGATAGTCGAGTGTTGCTCTCAAGAACGATCCTACTCCAACTTCTACGGCCTTATCGGCGAACGATTCTGTAAATTAAACAGAGTATGGACCGACAACTTCCAAGAATCATTCACGAAATACTACGATACGATCCACCGATACGAGACCAACAAGCTCCGAAATATCGGTCGATTCTTCGGTCATCTCCTTGCATCCGACGCCATCTCGTGGGGAGTATTGAGCGTGGTACACATGAACGAAGAGGAAACCACCTCGAGTTCAAGAATCTTCATCAAGATTTTGATGACTGAAAtgacggaggagatgggCTTGAATAAATTGGTCGAGCGATTCAAGATCCCCGATCTGAAGATGGCATTTAATAGGATGTTCCCTATGGATAATCCGAAGAACACGCGATTCTCCATCAATTACTTCACATCTATCGGGTTGGGTAAGGTGacggaggagatgaggacgTATTTGGCCAATGCACCGAAACTCCTCGCTGCTCAACAGGCTGCGATGTTGGCGGATGCTAGTTCCTCCGACTCGGACTCCAGCTCGGACACTTCGTCGTCAGATTCGGATACGACTTCTTCGTCTGACTCAAACTCGGACTCAGATAGTGATGATTCAAGAAgtaggaggagaaggaggtacaCTTATGAATCGAGATCGAGGTCTCCTCCAGCTAGACGAAGGAGGTACAGTTCAGATTCGAGATCGCCACCCCCAAGAAGGCGAGATAGTCCATCCAGATCTAGGTCGCCAGTAAGAAGAAAAAGGTATTCCGATGAGAGTGCCTCTCCGCCACCtaggaggagaagggattcCTCGCCGCCTCCACCCAGAAGACgatcaccttcacctgctCGAAGACGTTACTCTCCTTCAGTCTCGAGATCACCTCCTAGGAGACGACGGGATGACACAAGGTCGCCTGCGCCTAGACGACGGGATTCGCCTGTTAGGAGACGGAGGGATAGTTCCACGCCACCTAGGAGAAGGTAG
- a CDS encoding AmmeMemoRadiSam system protein B, producing the protein MPSSAREATHAGSWYSASETQLRQQLSTNLSKVTPIPELNYHHPVVDAKAIIAPHAGYSYSGPTAAWAYASIPVDKIKRVFLLGPSHHAYIPGVALSGFKSYETPVGDITLDLKTIDELKATGIFSTMKSSVDEDEHSLEMHLPYIRHMFRDKPDLTLVPILVGHPTADTLDELSKVLAKYWEDDETFFIISSDFCHWGTRFSCTPYYPNAPPPPYPVPPVPHETPPASFSPPDLIRKFTPSQSNRDTPIWKSIQYMDHEGMDLLRHPAEEGAVRRWEAYLWKTKNTICGRNPITALLYLIQHIYLDKPDSQKPEFTFVRYEQSSKCLDGGDSSVSYVSGVLRVPK; encoded by the exons ATGCCAAGCAG CGCAAGAGAAGCTACCCACGCAGGAAGCTGGTACAGCGCTTCGG AGACACAACTCCGCCAACAGCTCTCCACCAACCTATCCAAAGTCACACCAATCCCCGAACTCAACTATCACCACCCGGTGGTAGATGCTAAAGCTATTATAGCGCCTCATGCGGGGTATAGTTATAGTGGGCCGACGGCAGCTTGGGCTTATGCTAGTATCCCTGTTGacaagat CAAACGAGTCTTCCTCCTTggtccatctcatcatgcCTATATCCCTGGAGTGGCTCTATCAGGATTTAAGAGCTATGAAACGCCCGTGGGTGATATCACCTTGGATTTGAAGA CCATCGATGAACTCAAAGCGACAGGGATATTCTCCACGATGAAATCCTCAGTTGACGAGGACGAACACAGCTTGGAAATGCATTTGCCCTATATCAGACATATGTTCAGGGA TAAACCCGATCTCACCCTCGTTCCTATACTGGTTGGACATCCTACAGCTGATACGCTTGATGAGCTTAGTAAAGTGTTAGCGAAGTActgggaggatgatgagacgTTTTTTATCATTTCGTCGGATTTCTGTCATTG GGGCACGAGATTCTCCTGCACACCATACTACCCCAACGCACCCCCGCCTCCCTACCCCGTCCCTCCAGTCCCGCACGAAACCCCACCAGCATCGTTCAGTCCTCCCGACCTGATTAGGAAGTTCACTCCCTCGCAGAGTAATAGGGATACACCAATCTGGAAGTCTATACAATATATGGATCATGAGGGGATGGATCTGCTTAGACACCCTGCGGAAGAAGGGGCGGTGCGGAGGTGGGAGGCTTATTTGTGGAagaccaag AACACCATCTGCGGTCGAAACCCCATTACTGCGCTCCTTTATCTCATCCAACATATCTACTTGGACAAGCCGGATTCACAAAAACCCGAGTTCACTTTCGTGAGGTACGAACAAAGTAGTAAGTGTCTGGATGGGGGGGATAGTAGTGTTAGttatgtgagtggggtgttGAGGGTGCCCAAGTGA